A single region of the Fenollaria sporofastidiosus genome encodes:
- the clpP gene encoding ATP-dependent Clp endopeptidase proteolytic subunit ClpP: MALIPMVVEQSSRGERSYDIYSRLLKERIIFLSGEIHNEMADLIVAQLLFLEAEDPDKDIQIYINSPGGSVSAGFAIYDTMQYIKPDVSTICVGLAASMGAFLLAAGAKGKRYALPNADIMIHQPLGGTQGQAEDIRIQAEKILEIRKRINKILSEKTGQSIDIINRDTDRDYYLNAEEAVKYGLIDKVMEKH; the protein is encoded by the coding sequence ATGGCATTAATTCCTATGGTTGTAGAACAAAGTTCCAGAGGAGAAAGGTCATATGATATCTACTCAAGACTTTTAAAAGAAAGAATTATATTTTTATCAGGCGAAATTCATAATGAAATGGCTGACCTTATAGTCGCACAATTATTATTTCTAGAAGCAGAAGATCCTGATAAAGATATTCAAATTTATATAAATTCACCAGGTGGATCGGTATCAGCTGGATTTGCCATATATGATACAATGCAATATATAAAACCGGATGTATCAACAATATGCGTTGGCCTAGCTGCGTCGATGGGAGCCTTCCTTTTGGCAGCTGGTGCTAAGGGCAAGAGATATGCTCTACCTAACGCTGATATTATGATTCATCAACCACTTGGCGGAACTCAAGGACAAGCTGAAGATATTCGCATTCAAGCTGAAAAAATACTTGAAATAAGAAAGAGAATCAATAAAATTTTGTCCGAAAAGACAGGACAAAGTATCGATATTATTAATAGAGATACTGATAGGGACTACTACTTAAATGCAGAAGAAGCAGTTAAGTATGGTTTAATAGATAAAGTAATGGAGAAACACTAA